In Gemmatimonadetes bacterium SCN 70-22, the following are encoded in one genomic region:
- a CDS encoding phosphatidylethanolamine-binding protein — MTLILTSPSFANGGAIPPRHTCDGDDRSPPLAWSGIPDGTRSLALIVDDPDAPDPAAPKRTWVHWVLWDIPPDATALPEGVSDAGLPKGTHVGVNDSHRKGYGGPCPPIGRHRYFHKLYALDTVIGKLAEPTKARLLAAMEGHVLAGAELMGTYQRRA, encoded by the coding sequence ATGACGCTCATCCTCACCTCGCCGTCCTTCGCCAACGGCGGCGCCATCCCGCCCCGCCACACCTGCGACGGCGACGACCGCTCTCCTCCGCTCGCGTGGAGCGGAATCCCCGACGGGACGCGGAGCCTCGCGCTGATCGTCGACGATCCCGATGCCCCCGATCCCGCGGCTCCCAAGCGAACCTGGGTGCACTGGGTGCTATGGGACATCCCGCCCGATGCCACCGCACTCCCCGAGGGGGTGAGCGACGCCGGGCTCCCGAAGGGGACGCACGTCGGCGTGAACGATTCGCACCGCAAGGGATACGGCGGCCCCTGCCCGCCCATCGGGCGTCACCGCTACTTCCACAAGCTCTACGCGCTCGACACCGTGATCGGGAAGCTCGCCGAGCCGACCAAGGCGCGGCTCCTGGCGGCGATGGAGGGGCACGTCCTCGCCGGCGCCGAACTCATGGGGACGTACCAACGCCGCGCGTAG
- a CDS encoding GMC family oxidoreductase — MVQETQFDAIVVGSGISGGWAAKELTEKGLRVLLLERGRNVEHIKDYVNARKGPWEYPHRGRRTQAMVEHYPVLKRDYPLNETNLDFWVDEEESPYTEVRRFDWYRGYQVGGRSLMWGRQSYRLSEMDLEANAREGIGTDWPVRYAELAPWYDKVEKFAGISGSLEGLPQLPDGAFQPPMPLNCGEELVAGRLLKAFDGARRLIPGRVANLTQPLPGRNPCQYRNACWLGCPYGGYFSTQSSTLPAAMATGRLTLKPWSIVTEVIYDKDARRATGVRVLDAISNQVTDFESKVVFLCASTLNSTWLLLRSATDVWPGGLGSSSGELGRNLMDHHFRLGASGRLEGLDDKYYYGRRPTGFYIPRFRNIGRDKRPYLRGFGYQGSASREGWGRAVAELGVGGAFKDLMAQPGGWTIGATAFGEMLPDRSNRVSLDHARQDKWGLPVLKIDCAIGGNEEQMRKDMTADMAEMLEAAGVKDVKPYDNGYWPGMGIHEMGTARMGTSPKNSVLNKWNQVWDAPNVFVTDGSCMASSGCQNPSLTYMALTARAADFAVESLKKRSL, encoded by the coding sequence ATGGTGCAAGAGACGCAGTTCGATGCGATCGTCGTCGGGTCGGGCATTTCCGGCGGATGGGCCGCGAAGGAGCTGACCGAGAAGGGGTTGCGCGTGCTCCTGCTCGAGCGTGGACGGAACGTGGAGCACATCAAGGACTACGTGAACGCCCGCAAGGGGCCCTGGGAGTATCCGCATCGCGGACGCCGCACGCAGGCGATGGTCGAGCACTACCCCGTCCTCAAGCGCGACTACCCCCTCAACGAGACGAACCTCGACTTCTGGGTCGACGAGGAGGAGTCACCGTACACCGAGGTCCGGCGCTTCGACTGGTATCGCGGCTACCAGGTCGGCGGGCGCTCGCTCATGTGGGGGCGGCAGAGCTATCGCCTGAGCGAGATGGACCTGGAGGCCAACGCCAGGGAGGGGATCGGGACCGACTGGCCCGTTCGTTATGCGGAGCTTGCCCCCTGGTACGACAAGGTCGAGAAGTTCGCCGGGATCTCCGGTTCGCTGGAGGGGCTGCCGCAGCTTCCCGACGGGGCGTTCCAGCCCCCCATGCCGCTCAACTGCGGCGAGGAGCTGGTGGCCGGCAGGCTTCTCAAGGCGTTCGATGGCGCGCGTCGCCTCATCCCGGGGCGGGTGGCGAACCTCACGCAGCCGCTCCCGGGGCGCAACCCGTGCCAGTACCGCAACGCCTGCTGGCTGGGGTGCCCGTACGGCGGCTACTTCAGCACCCAGTCGTCCACGCTCCCCGCGGCGATGGCCACCGGTCGGCTGACGCTCAAGCCCTGGTCGATCGTGACCGAGGTGATCTACGACAAGGATGCCCGGCGTGCCACGGGAGTGCGCGTCCTCGATGCGATCTCGAACCAGGTCACCGACTTCGAGTCGAAGGTCGTCTTCCTCTGCGCCTCCACGCTCAACTCCACGTGGCTCCTCCTGCGCTCGGCGACCGACGTGTGGCCCGGCGGCCTGGGGAGCAGCTCTGGAGAGTTAGGGCGCAACCTGATGGATCACCACTTCCGCCTCGGGGCCTCCGGGAGGCTGGAGGGGCTGGACGACAAGTACTACTACGGTCGGCGCCCGACGGGCTTCTACATTCCGCGCTTTCGCAACATCGGCCGCGACAAGCGCCCGTACCTGCGCGGCTTCGGCTACCAGGGGAGCGCCAGTCGTGAGGGGTGGGGGCGTGCGGTCGCCGAGCTCGGGGTCGGGGGGGCGTTCAAGGACCTCATGGCGCAACCCGGCGGATGGACGATCGGCGCGACCGCGTTCGGCGAGATGCTCCCCGACCGCTCGAACCGGGTGTCGCTCGACCACGCCAGGCAGGACAAGTGGGGCTTGCCGGTGCTCAAGATCGACTGCGCGATCGGCGGGAACGAGGAGCAGATGCGCAAGGACATGACCGCCGACATGGCGGAGATGCTCGAGGCGGCGGGCGTGAAGGACGTGAAGCCGTACGACAACGGCTACTGGCCGGGGATGGGGATCCACGAGATGGGGACGGCGCGCATGGGGACCAGTCCGAAGAACTCGGTCCTCAACAAGTGGAACCAGGTGTGGGACGCGCCCAACGTCTTCGTCACCGACGGGAGCTGCATGGCGTCGTCCGGGTGCCAGAACCCGTCGCTCACCTACATGGCGCTCACGGCCCGCGCCGCCGACTTCGCGGTCGAGTCACTCAAGAAGCGCAGCCTCTAG
- a CDS encoding cation acetate symporter, which translates to MAFFFVFIALTLGITYWAARRTRTTEDFYAAGRVISAGQNGFALAGDYMSAASFLGIAGLVSTTGFDGLIYSTGWLVGWPVVLFLIAEPLRNLGKYTFADVVAARLRQTPVRIAAALGTLATVIFYLIAQMVGAGGLIKLMFGLSYETAIVVVGAAMIAYVLFGGMIATTWVQIVKAVLLLGGATILAFMVLAEFNFSPLSLFSAAASRYGDAVLAPGRLVSNPWDAVSLGMALMFGTAGLPHILMRFYTVPDAQAARKSVFYATGLIGFFYLMTFILGFGAMVLVTPETILAVDKGGNMAAPLLAETLGGTPFLGFIAAVAFATILAVVAGLTLSGAAALSHDLWVSVARKGEATPIEQLRVARIATVALGIIAVFLGITFKGQNVAFMVSLAFAIAASANFPALLLSIFWRGCTTRGVVTSMLVGTISTLLLIYLSPTVQVDILEAESALFPLKNPALITIPLSFAVGIVVSLLGSDPVARDRFAEVERRVHLGAEA; encoded by the coding sequence ATGGCCTTCTTCTTCGTCTTCATCGCGCTCACCCTCGGCATCACCTACTGGGCGGCCAGGCGTACCCGCACCACCGAGGATTTCTACGCGGCGGGGCGCGTCATCTCGGCGGGGCAGAACGGCTTCGCCCTCGCGGGCGATTACATGTCCGCGGCCTCGTTCCTGGGGATCGCGGGGCTGGTGTCGACCACCGGATTCGATGGGCTGATCTACTCGACCGGATGGCTGGTCGGCTGGCCCGTGGTCCTCTTCCTCATCGCCGAGCCGCTGCGGAACCTCGGGAAATACACCTTCGCCGACGTCGTCGCCGCGCGGCTGCGCCAGACGCCCGTCCGTATCGCCGCCGCGCTCGGGACGCTGGCGACGGTGATCTTCTACCTGATCGCCCAGATGGTCGGCGCCGGCGGGCTGATCAAGCTGATGTTCGGCCTCAGCTACGAGACGGCCATCGTGGTGGTGGGAGCCGCGATGATCGCCTACGTCCTGTTCGGCGGGATGATCGCGACCACGTGGGTGCAGATCGTGAAGGCGGTCCTCCTGCTGGGGGGGGCGACCATCCTCGCATTTATGGTGTTGGCCGAGTTCAACTTCAGCCCGCTTTCCCTCTTCAGTGCGGCGGCATCACGCTATGGTGACGCGGTACTGGCGCCAGGAAGGCTCGTTTCCAACCCCTGGGATGCCGTTTCACTCGGAATGGCGCTGATGTTCGGGACGGCCGGGCTTCCCCACATCCTCATGCGGTTCTACACCGTGCCCGATGCCCAGGCCGCACGGAAGTCGGTCTTCTACGCCACGGGGCTCATCGGCTTCTTCTACCTCATGACCTTCATCCTCGGCTTCGGTGCGATGGTCCTCGTCACCCCCGAGACGATCCTGGCGGTGGACAAGGGGGGGAACATGGCGGCTCCGCTGTTGGCCGAGACGTTGGGGGGGACGCCCTTCCTCGGCTTCATCGCCGCCGTGGCCTTTGCCACCATCCTCGCCGTGGTCGCCGGCCTCACCCTGTCGGGGGCGGCGGCGCTCTCGCACGACCTCTGGGTGAGCGTCGCCCGAAAGGGCGAGGCGACCCCCATCGAGCAGCTCCGGGTGGCCCGCATCGCGACCGTTGCCCTCGGGATCATCGCCGTCTTCCTCGGGATCACCTTCAAGGGGCAGAACGTCGCCTTCATGGTCTCGCTGGCCTTCGCCATCGCTGCCAGCGCCAACTTCCCGGCGCTCCTCCTCTCCATCTTCTGGCGCGGGTGCACCACGCGTGGCGTCGTGACGAGCATGCTGGTCGGGACGATCTCGACCCTTCTCCTCATCTACCTGTCGCCCACCGTCCAGGTCGACATCCTCGAGGCGGAAAGCGCGCTGTTCCCCCTCAAGAACCCGGCGTTGATCACCATCCCGCTCTCGTTCGCGGTGGGGATCGTCGTGTCGCTGCTGGGGAGCGACCCTGTGGCGCGCGACAGGTTCGCGGAGGTAGAGCGGCGAGTGCACCTGGGAGCCGAGGCCTGA
- a CDS encoding amidase produces the protein METRPWVLAESTWPAVRDAGYEVVVLPWGATEAHNTHLPYATDVVEASEVAIAAAGIAWTRGARVVVLPPVAFGVNTGQLAVPYCLNLNPTTQLAVLRDLVRAIEPHGARKLVVVNGHGGNDFKPLLRELQPQTRLFLSFVNWWTILDARRYFGEPGDHAGALETSVMLHLAPAQVRPLDEAGRGEERRFRIRALREGWAWAQRDWPSVTADTGVGDPAGASAAQGERFVRDAAEQLAGYFVELAAADPGDLYA, from the coding sequence ATGGAAACGAGACCCTGGGTTCTCGCCGAGTCGACATGGCCCGCCGTGCGTGATGCGGGCTACGAGGTGGTGGTCCTCCCGTGGGGGGCCACCGAGGCGCACAACACGCACCTGCCGTACGCCACCGACGTGGTCGAGGCGAGCGAGGTCGCGATCGCGGCGGCCGGCATTGCCTGGACGCGCGGGGCACGTGTCGTCGTCCTCCCACCGGTCGCGTTCGGCGTCAACACGGGGCAGCTGGCGGTGCCCTACTGCCTCAACCTCAACCCGACCACGCAGCTGGCGGTGCTGCGCGACCTGGTGCGTGCCATCGAGCCGCACGGGGCACGCAAGCTGGTGGTGGTGAATGGGCACGGCGGGAACGACTTCAAGCCGCTCCTCCGCGAGCTGCAACCCCAGACGCGGCTCTTCCTCTCGTTCGTGAACTGGTGGACCATCCTCGACGCCCGGCGATACTTCGGCGAGCCGGGCGATCACGCGGGGGCGCTGGAGACGAGCGTCATGCTGCACCTCGCGCCCGCCCAGGTGCGGCCGCTGGACGAGGCGGGACGGGGCGAGGAGCGGCGCTTTCGCATCAGGGCGCTGCGCGAGGGGTGGGCGTGGGCGCAGCGTGACTGGCCGAGCGTCACGGCCGACACGGGGGTCGGCGACCCGGCCGGGGCCTCGGCGGCGCAGGGGGAGCGCTTCGTGCGCGACGCCGCCGAGCAGCTCGCCGGTTACTTCGTGGAGCTCGCCGCCGCCGACCCGGGCGACCTGTACGCCTGA
- a CDS encoding twin-arginine translocation pathway signal protein, protein MDRREAIRRVSALLGGAAFIGGSALMAACARERGAGVDSATVIGATPEPRQTMFTAEEVAYLDEIAETILPETSTPGAKAARCGVFMAVMVQDCYEPKDQEIFRAGLVSLNEASRKAHGIPFMQATPEQRTALLTAIDKEAIDYHAAKKKDEPNHYFRMVKELALLGYFTSAVGMTKALRYVETPGRFDPCVPHAKGETIWAAHA, encoded by the coding sequence ATAGACCGCCGCGAGGCCATTCGCCGCGTGAGCGCGTTGCTGGGGGGGGCCGCCTTCATCGGCGGATCGGCGCTGATGGCGGCGTGCGCCCGGGAGCGAGGCGCCGGCGTCGACTCGGCGACGGTGATCGGCGCCACGCCCGAGCCGCGGCAGACGATGTTCACCGCCGAGGAGGTGGCCTACCTCGACGAGATCGCCGAGACGATCCTTCCCGAGACGTCGACGCCGGGGGCGAAGGCCGCCCGTTGCGGCGTCTTCATGGCCGTGATGGTCCAGGACTGCTACGAGCCGAAGGACCAGGAGATCTTCCGCGCCGGGCTCGTGTCGCTGAACGAGGCGAGTCGAAAGGCCCACGGCATCCCGTTCATGCAGGCGACGCCGGAGCAGCGGACCGCCCTCCTGACGGCGATCGACAAGGAGGCGATCGACTACCACGCCGCGAAGAAGAAGGACGAGCCCAACCACTATTTCCGGATGGTGAAGGAGCTGGCGCTGCTCGGCTACTTCACGTCGGCGGTGGGGATGACCAAGGCGCTGCGCTACGTGGAGACGCCAGGGCGCTTCGATCCCTGCGTGCCGCACGCCAAGGGCGAGACCATCTGGGCCGCGCACGCCTGA